From the Yoonia rosea genome, the window CAAAATCGAGGAAGACAAATTCGGCGCCCATGGATTCAACCTGTTCGGCGACTTCGGGGCGGACGTCAAAGGCGTATGTGATCGCACCCAGCGATGTCGCGGTACCGATCGCAGCAAGACCTGCCACACCTGCACCAACAACCAGCACTTTTGCCGGCGGCACTTTACCCGCAGCAGTCACCTGACCGGTGAAGAAGCGGCCAAAGTTGTTACCGGCTTCGATGACAGCGCGGTAGCCCGCAATATTCGCCATCGAGGACAGCGCATCCATTTTCTGCGCGCGGCTGATGCGTGGCACCATATCCATGGCGATCACGGTGGCGCCTTTTGCGTTGGCGGCCTCCATCAATTCCTTGTTCTGCGCGGGGTAGAAGAACGAAATCAGCGTTTGTCCTTCGCGCAGTTTCTTGACCTCTGCATCCGATGGCGGGCGCACTTTGGCAACGATATCGGCGGCCTTGTAAAGCGCTGCCGCAGTTTTTGCGACCTCGACACCAGCGTCCTTATAGGCCTGATCAGAAAAACCTGCACCTGCACCGGCGCCGGTTTCAATGATGCATTCATACCCAAGCTTTTGCAGGTCTTTGGCAGATGCCGGGGTCATCGCGACCCGGTTTTCGCCCTCGAATATCTCTTTTGGTGTGCCGATCTTCACGGACCATCCCCCATATCTGTTCTGGCAGTTCCCATGCATTATAGCGCGCAAGAATATTTCACAAGGGGATGGCTGGCATGACATTAAGTGTCATGCGCTAACAATCACACCCAGCGGCGCGTCTTTTGGCAATAGCGTGCGAAATCTGCGCGAAATTTGGCCCTGAGGCGGTTTTCCTCGGGAACAATAAAGCGCTGTGTAATGGTAAACATAAAGAGCGGGACAAGCAGCAGGGCGACGGGTGCATCCCAGCGCAAGGCGAGCCCCGCAAGCACCAGCGTATCCCCCAGATAGATCGGATTGCGCGTGCGCTTGAAGATGCCTGTCGTAACCAGATGATCGGCCTCCAGATGCGGCACGATAGTGGTGCGCCTTTTGCGCATCTCGACCGCCGCAAGCAGGATCAGCACAATCCCGCCGCCCACCAGAAGCCCACCCAGCAGATCCATGACAGGCCCGCCGATGGCCCAGGACATGGGCTGAAGGTCTGCAATCCACCATGTCAGAACAACGGCAAGCAGCAACCACACGGGGGGGATGTCGATCCATTTCATGCCAAGCGTTGTGCCGGAGCGCTTTGGACTTGTCCATGCCCGCTGACCCGTTAGGGTCTTGCAAAACGGAGGAATGATCATGGAACATGCGGGCAAACACGCACTGGTCACAGGCGGTGGTTCGGGGATCGGTGCGGGCATCGCGCTGGCTTTGGCGCAGGCCGGTGCAGAGGTAACAATCACCGGACGCCGCGCGGATAAACTGCAAGAGGTTGCATCGCTGTCCCCACGCCTGCACGCCGTCGTCATGGATGTGGATGACGAGGCGTCCGTCCGTGACGTCATCGCGCAAGCTGCCAGCGCCCGAGGCCCGATCCAGATATGTGTTGCCAACGCAGGTATTGCAGAGGGCGGACCGTTCGAAAAAACCACATTGGCACAATGGCGCAAGACCATGACCACCAACCTTGATGGTGTCTTTCTGACCTTTCAGGCCGCCATGGCGACGCTTGAGGATGCCACCCCTGCCCGCATGATCGTGATCAGTTCGATTGCCGGTGTGCGCGGTTTGAAGAATGCTATTCCCTATACGGTGACCAAACATGGTGTCATCGGTTTGATCCGGGGTTTGTCCGAAGAGTTCATGCGCCGCCCCATCACATTCAACGCGCTTTGCCCCGGCTATGTGGACACCGATATCGTCCGCAACCAGCTGCCCGGCCTGATGAAACGCTTTGTTCTGGACGAACAGGGTGCGATTGACGTGGTCGCCAAGGGAAACCGGCACCGCAAGCTTTTGGAGGTGGATGAAACCACCGCGGCGGCCATGTGGCTCTGTTCGGACGGGGCGCGCAGCGTGAACGGGCAAACGATCCAGATTTCGGGAGGTCAGGTCTCATGATAGGTCCCGTTCTCGTCGTGCTTGTAGCACTGATCCATGCATATTTCGTGGTGCTTGAAATGTTCCGCTGGGAAGCGCCCCGGACCCGCAAGATCTTTGGTACCACGCCGGAATTTGCGGCCAAAAGCAAGGTGATGGCCGCCAATCAGGGGCTTTACAATGGGTTTCTGGCGGCGGGGCTGCTCTATGGCCTTGTCATGGGGGTTGCTGGCGGGCAGATGGTGGTTTTCCTTCTGCTGTGTGTCGTGCTCGCCGGAGTCTATGCCGCGTATTGTGGCATCAAAGCCGCCCTCTACGCGCAGACTGTGCCGGCAACACTCGCGCTGCTTGCGCTTTTCTTGAATTTCTAAGGACCAACGATGACCGATTTCGCTGCCACCAAAGCCATGTTCCACATGCCCGAAGGCATGATCTATCTGGATGGCAATTCGCTTGGGCCATTACCCAAGGCGACGGCGGCGCGTGTCGCGCGCGCTGTGACCGACGAATGGGGTGAGAAGGTCATCACAGGATGGAACCGCGCGGGATGGATGGCGCAACCGACCGCTTTGGGTGACAGGATCGGGCGTTTGATTGGCGCAGAACCGGGCCATGTCGTGCTGGGGGATACCCTGTCGATCAAGGTCTATCAGGCCCTCGCCGCCGCCATCGATCTGGTGCCGGACCGCAAGGTGATCCTGACCGACAGCGGGAATTTCCCGTCGGATATCTACATGGCCGAAGGCTTGATCAAATCACTGGGGCGCGGCCATGAGCTGCGCATCGTGGCCCCCGAGGAAGTGGCGAACCACATCAATAATGATCTTGCTGTGCTGATGCTGACGCAGGTGGACTATCGCACAGGGAGTTTGCACGACATGAAGGGACTGACGGCAAAGGCCCAAGCGGCAGGGGCAATCACCTGCTGGGATCTGGCACATACCGCAGGCGCCATGGCCGTGGACCTGCAAGGCTGCAATGCCGATTTCGCCACAGGTTGCACCTATAAATACCTTAACGCAGGCCCCGGTGCGCCCGCGTTTATCTATGTGGCCCCCCGCCATATCAAAAATTGCCAGCCCGCTTTGTCCGGCTGGCTGGGCCATGAGGCACCATTCGCCTTTGATCTGGATTACCGCCCCGGCACAGGGATCGAGCGGATGCGTGTGGGCACGCCACCGGTGTTGCAGATGGCCGCCCTTGATGCGTCACTCGATATCTGGGACCAAGTGGATATGAACGCGCTGCGCGCGGCCTCGATCGCACTGACCGAACAGTTCATCGCAGGGGTCGAGGCGCGCTGTCCGCAGCTCACACTTGTCAGCCCGCGCGATCCGCATGGGCGGGGCAGTCAGGTATCCTTTGCCTTCGCCGATGGCTATGCCGCGATGCAGGCCTGTATCGCGCGCAATGTCATCGGTGATTTTCGCGCGCCCGACATCATGCGGTTCGGGTTTTGCCCGCTTTTCATTGACGCAGGCGATGTGGATGCGGCCGTGGATGTGATTGCCGATGTGATGGACAACAGGTTGTGGGATGATCCGGTCTATAAACAGGTCGCACGGGTGACCTAGACGTAAGTGGTATCCTCAGCCTCTGGCGGGGTGTCGTAGCCGTGCACCTGAACGTTCAGCGCGGCCCCCAGCAGGATCAGATAGGCGCTGACGTAAAGCCAGAGCAGCAGACCAATCACGGCACCGATTGAGCCGTAAACCTCGTTATAGCTGGCAAAGTTTGTCAGATAGAACGACAGCCCCGCCGAGGCCGCAACCCAGAGCACCACGACCACGAAAGCGCCGACGGTAAACCATCGGCCACGGCTTCCGATCCGTGCGGGGCCAAACCGATAAAGCAAACTCAGCCCCAGCATCAGCACGCTCAATGCGATCACCCAGCGGATACCTTCGAGCAACCATGCCGTTGAATTTGCGACAGGAATGAACGCCAGACCAATCGGCACGATGACCACCACGAAAAGTGCGACAATCGCCAAAGTCACCAAAGCGAACGTCAGCAACAAAGCGACGATGATTTGCCAGATGCCGTTGCGCATCCGCTGCCCCGCAATCGCGTTCAGCCCGCCAATCAGCGCCGCCACCCCTGCCCTGCACGACCAGAGTGCCAGCATGATCGACACGCCTGTGGCCCAGCCCAAAGCATCCGCCGGTGCGGCCACCAAACGGAAAACCTGCGAGGAAATCAGATTGTAGGCATCAGGGGGAATAATATCCTGCATCAATGTCAGCTGTTCGGCGATCACCACCGGATCGGCAATCAACCCGAAAATCGCGATCACCGCGGCAATGCCCGGGAAAATCCCGAACATACCGAAGAACGCGACACCCGCAGCGATAAGACCAAGGTGCTTTTCGCCTGCAGTCGTCCAGACCGCGGCCAATATCTGCCATATGTGCTTTATCTTGGCCATTTGTCAGGTTGCCTGCCTTTTGTTCATTGCGTTGCAACCTAGTACAAAAGAACGGCAGCCGCCACTTTTCGCAACAGAAACCTGTGGTTGGCTTTGTCATAAAACGGCCTATCCGTAAAAAACGGTCGCGCGATAACGCAAGACACGGTATGCTTTTCCAAAAGCCGGGGCTAACCCAGAGGCAAATGCAGTGAATACCTTGAATACACACACCAACACGCTTGCTGAGCGTGTTCTGGAGCAGGACAGTGACCGCTATCTGCTGGCGATTACCGGTGCGCCGGGGTGTGGAAAATCAACCTTGGCCAGCGAGGTCGCGCGGCGTCTGAATGCGCAGGGGCGCAAGTCTATCGTGGTCTCGATGGACGGGTTTCATCTTGATAACCGCGTCCTTGAGGCGCGTAATCTGCTCCCCCGCAAGGGCGCGCCAGAGACCTTTGATGCGCCCGGGTTCTTGCGCCTCATCCGCGCGCTCAAGACCGGCGAAGAGGTTTTTGCGCCTGTGTTTGATCGCACACGCGATTTGGCCATCGCCGGCGCTGTTGCCGTGCCTTCCGCCGCACGCGTTGTGATTGTCGAGGGCAATTACCTGATGTTCAACGAAGCCCCTTGGTCTGCGCTTGCAAAGCTCTGGGACCTGTCGGTGCGTGTGAATGTCCCGATGCCGGAGTTGCGCGCGCGCCTGATCCACCGCTGGCTCAGTCTGAACTACTCCTCTGCCGTGGCGACCCGCCGCGCCGAAGGCAACGATATTCCCAATGCAAGACGCGTCATCGAATGCGCCCTGCCTTGCGATATCGAGCTGAACGGCGAACCTATTCAGAACGGCATGTCTGCTTAGGGTCGGGACTCTAGACAAACACCAGCGTGATTGCAGGGAACATCAGCAGGATAAAGACCCGCAGCACATCAGAGCCTACAAAGAAAAGCACCGACCGGTAAGTAGCGGTCATCGGCGTGTCCTTGTCCATGCTGTTGATGATGAAAAGGTTCATCCCCACAGGCGGTGTGATCAATCCCACCTCGACCACGATCAGCACCATGATCCCAAACCAGATCGCCAGTTCCTCGGTCGTCATGCCGAAATCCATGCCCGAGATGACGGGCCAGAAGATTGGTACCGTCAGCAGGATCATGGACAGGCTGTCCATCAGGCAGCCAAGGATCAGGTAGAACACAAGGATCAGCACCATCACCATCCACGGGCTGAACCCTTGGTCTGTGACCCATCCGGAGAGTTCCTGCGGTACCTGTGTCAGCGCCAGAAACCCGTTGTAGAACGCGGCCCCCAGCACGATGAAAAAGATCATGCCCGTGCCCGTGGCCGTTTCGGTAATGCTTTGACGAAAGACCTGCCAGTTCAGCGATCCCGAGAAAAGCGCAATCAGACCTGTGCCCATCGCACCGACCGCCGCCCCTTCGGTCGGGGTAAACCAGCCTTGATAGATGCCGCCCACAACCAGACCAAAGACGATCAGAACCGGCCAGACAGCGCCCAGCGCCCTGATCCGCTCGGTGTAAGGCACGCGCGGGCGGGTGCCTGCCTGATCGGGGTAGAGCCGGACATAGACGGCAATGGTCAGCATATAGCCCAGGGCCGCAAGGATGCCGGGAATAAAGGCGGCCGCAAACAGCGTGGCAATGTTCTGCTCTGTCAGGATCGCATAGATCACCAGAATCACAGACGGCGGGATCAGGATGCCCAAGGTTCCGCCCGCCGCAAGCGTCGCTGTCGAAAACCCGCCCGAATAGCCGTATTTGCGCAATTCCGGCAGGGCGACCTTGCTCATCGTGGCCGCTGTCGCAAGCGATGATCCGCAGATCGCCCCGAACCCCGCACAGGCCCCGACCGAGGCCATCGCCATGCCGCCCTTGCGGTGGCCCAGCCATGCCTCCGCCGCTTTGAACAGGGATCGCGACATGCCCGAATAGGTCGCGAACTGGCCCATCAGCAGAAACATCGGGATGATCGAGAGGTTGTAGCTTGAGAAGGTCGAAAACACCTCGGATTTCAGCCGCGCCATGAACACGGTGGTGCCGTCGGTCGCCAACCACAGCCCGCCGATACCGCACAGAAGCATCGCAAGCCCGATCGGCGCACGCAGGAAGATCAGCAA encodes:
- a CDS encoding SDR family NAD(P)-dependent oxidoreductase, producing the protein MEHAGKHALVTGGGSGIGAGIALALAQAGAEVTITGRRADKLQEVASLSPRLHAVVMDVDDEASVRDVIAQAASARGPIQICVANAGIAEGGPFEKTTLAQWRKTMTTNLDGVFLTFQAAMATLEDATPARMIVISSIAGVRGLKNAIPYTVTKHGVIGLIRGLSEEFMRRPITFNALCPGYVDTDIVRNQLPGLMKRFVLDEQGAIDVVAKGNRHRKLLEVDETTAAAMWLCSDGARSVNGQTIQISGGQVS
- a CDS encoding TRAP transporter large permease, translating into MTDLTLGFLSFPVLLLLIFLRAPIGLAMLLCGIGGLWLATDGTTVFMARLKSEVFSTFSSYNLSIIPMFLLMGQFATYSGMSRSLFKAAEAWLGHRKGGMAMASVGACAGFGAICGSSLATAATMSKVALPELRKYGYSGGFSTATLAAGGTLGILIPPSVILVIYAILTEQNIATLFAAAFIPGILAALGYMLTIAVYVRLYPDQAGTRPRVPYTERIRALGAVWPVLIVFGLVVGGIYQGWFTPTEGAAVGAMGTGLIALFSGSLNWQVFRQSITETATGTGMIFFIVLGAAFYNGFLALTQVPQELSGWVTDQGFSPWMVMVLILVFYLILGCLMDSLSMILLTVPIFWPVISGMDFGMTTEELAIWFGIMVLIVVEVGLITPPVGMNLFIINSMDKDTPMTATYRSVLFFVGSDVLRVFILLMFPAITLVFV
- a CDS encoding methyltransferase family protein encodes the protein MKWIDIPPVWLLLAVVLTWWIADLQPMSWAIGGPVMDLLGGLLVGGGIVLILLAAVEMRKRRTTIVPHLEADHLVTTGIFKRTRNPIYLGDTLVLAGLALRWDAPVALLLVPLFMFTITQRFIVPEENRLRAKFRADFARYCQKTRRWV
- a CDS encoding YihY/virulence factor BrkB family protein — encoded protein: MAKIKHIWQILAAVWTTAGEKHLGLIAAGVAFFGMFGIFPGIAAVIAIFGLIADPVVIAEQLTLMQDIIPPDAYNLISSQVFRLVAAPADALGWATGVSIMLALWSCRAGVAALIGGLNAIAGQRMRNGIWQIIVALLLTFALVTLAIVALFVVVIVPIGLAFIPVANSTAWLLEGIRWVIALSVLMLGLSLLYRFGPARIGSRGRWFTVGAFVVVVLWVAASAGLSFYLTNFASYNEVYGSIGAVIGLLLWLYVSAYLILLGAALNVQVHGYDTPPEAEDTTYV
- the kynU gene encoding kynureninase yields the protein MTDFAATKAMFHMPEGMIYLDGNSLGPLPKATAARVARAVTDEWGEKVITGWNRAGWMAQPTALGDRIGRLIGAEPGHVVLGDTLSIKVYQALAAAIDLVPDRKVILTDSGNFPSDIYMAEGLIKSLGRGHELRIVAPEEVANHINNDLAVLMLTQVDYRTGSLHDMKGLTAKAQAAGAITCWDLAHTAGAMAVDLQGCNADFATGCTYKYLNAGPGAPAFIYVAPRHIKNCQPALSGWLGHEAPFAFDLDYRPGTGIERMRVGTPPVLQMAALDASLDIWDQVDMNALRAASIALTEQFIAGVEARCPQLTLVSPRDPHGRGSQVSFAFADGYAAMQACIARNVIGDFRAPDIMRFGFCPLFIDAGDVDAAVDVIADVMDNRLWDDPVYKQVARVT
- a CDS encoding DUF1304 domain-containing protein, whose protein sequence is MIGPVLVVLVALIHAYFVVLEMFRWEAPRTRKIFGTTPEFAAKSKVMAANQGLYNGFLAAGLLYGLVMGVAGGQMVVFLLLCVVLAGVYAAYCGIKAALYAQTVPATLALLALFLNF
- a CDS encoding NB-ARC domain-containing protein, which codes for MNTLNTHTNTLAERVLEQDSDRYLLAITGAPGCGKSTLASEVARRLNAQGRKSIVVSMDGFHLDNRVLEARNLLPRKGAPETFDAPGFLRLIRALKTGEEVFAPVFDRTRDLAIAGAVAVPSAARVVIVEGNYLMFNEAPWSALAKLWDLSVRVNVPMPELRARLIHRWLSLNYSSAVATRRAEGNDIPNARRVIECALPCDIELNGEPIQNGMSA